The following are from one region of the Salmo salar chromosome ssa27, Ssal_v3.1, whole genome shotgun sequence genome:
- the nhsl3 gene encoding NHS-like protein 3 isoform X1, with amino-acid sequence MSRRSSVGELVPRDISEILAREGKAQRGQKKTGGSLGQTFSWLKGSKRKKNVTNGQNRTGSGIGTKEGNGTKHGQHQNNYTPKAGPKGQDEQKRLTVHYTASSSHYQENVFIEGSRPQYLEDLHTEAREGLKILKQQEYNKGVDFQDDQSGVPEQDVSSNHWDGFQESGSTAGNSVTAATSAVSSAMSTRPVITRQGSTFKPLNPVKRLEKGKSRSRRTTIMGIPQQVQRELALHGGSTYQVPSKLPNGSGGQGQPGVVIIPTIDGETPLANHDGAKASREEQLLRHHLQSVYRDDQGFNHHRGLNSHLSPTQRPKSLAVPGMTSSCSVGFPNFLQEPLGPVMSISPQATYLSKIIPNAYLPASVDVIQIDLRTNHTNGNNGKGTVRAVSKSSPASVSSASPASSRRSGGDGCYDGGEALSHGDSSSRDNGSTATTRSVTSGSGWSHSQSSEMIKSNSSAISSTKGSFGPANPQTVSLVGQERLLQQPGAGDQDLVSLQSSASWVSSTSRVTGTVTAQGGSESGLSGSVSAGEMSDVGGDSHRFSRSLSIMKTKLPPAPPRRTNSLHHEKMIKRRLVEIKDLSDSVGGEVEAAEDTSLVTIEMSKELYKEITKSSIPVSNTSGFNSLNGTRSSTVSNPLSPTQASPGGSGNPERPGSSSSSPQKAPSEGGTYEKTMSPSSGYSTQSGTPTLSPKGICPSSSPGKHKKMPVKPERSGSRASSSAASASSSLTSLSSATLEYVNQEASKNIPSTPQRASPPPSVMTTEKTSTVTPVTLTRCSASMAIRELLNIPPPPNIKAPSPPPPETWAHNRHTFKLLCGPCPNVNRLAQLQKQQELKDEATIIKQKQEPQTEASKESQSSDEKQATVEEVTLIKSESNYTVSKEETEPTLEHVSEVSECVSQGVETTESRTKEKGSPAMIAERVEASVEVKNRNQNQEQSSSSSSVAQVKDQEESLETQVSLATIPKKEPPPVMKKSTRRKEPLVQVSTDIQQKLPFDEVTVEEKVESPSESEKCSLQGEVEVVAKEVEVEVVAKEVEVVAKEVELVTKEVEGQSATENTTEESPTKPEASTQTLAMEPPKVDRVSPPASPPPAHHPPPPPSKTPPSLVSTPPPEVEVECEEEIPIVESCWPPPPPPEEPADSVFDEPDEMDFPPPPPPFMTESLPDVVESCNTVTDVQEASIVALDVEEVKETVNGATVATVNGETADLSPIPAQMEMKEDRPEKVILNYNAVPNDETSSEVSESAELKAIHAHKSTVVSPVQPNKKEAEVKQSAQQSITMQEAITQPTETSPQSHEVLALLEDVPPPPQEAPPPPPMKTALVPPSSISPPSLISVPLPSPVQFEDPMHSEPAVSAPIPPPVNVPALLPFENQPTVRRQLSLVNRETGSTELLSRHNSAPIPKDDANIPLVTPSLLQTVRLRSVNVSEDQMKTASDNNNNNYNKGNPPAHDQSPILTQNPGSQNTTPQKPIRKSPSIKATPLSLKSSSPSIIAPSMRLQEAIRMKTAAMSTRDGLPTRFRMPSSTSFPSISGGEYEMLSPMSPEGGDMLKSPASTASFIFSRSSKKVVIETPVASSSHEMQASLQQNLAAVLTKVSDQSVASTVANGNAGRTGIPRRVPPPVAKKPVLPVLQLATLEKTVFSIVMGGSQSERNTPSPRGTEANEETETVLPAGQKALTEDHDTASKMETSNIVEAPMPL; translated from the exons AGTATAATAAAGGAGTGGACTTTCAGGATGACCAGAGTGGCGTC CCAGAACAGGATGTCAGCTCCAATCACTGGGATGGATTTCAGGAATCCGGAAGCACCGCCGGGAATTCTGTTACCGCGGCGACCTCTGCTGTATCGTCAGCCATGTCCACGAGACCCGTGATCACGCGCCAAG GCTCCACGTTCAAGCCCCTGAACCCAGTGAAAAGACTAGAGAAGGGGAAGAGCAGGAGCAGGAGGACTACTATCATGGGAATACCCCAGCAGGTCCAGAGAGAACTGG CCCTGCACGGTGGGTCTACGTACCAAGTTCCTTCCAAGCTCCCGAATGGCTCTGGAGGACAAGGCCAACCAGGTGTTGTCATCATCCCCACCATCGATGGAGAGACCCCTCTAGCCAACCACGATGGAGCTAAG GCATCCAGAGAAGAGCAGCTGCTGAGACATCACCTCCAGTCTGTATACAGGGACGACCAGGGCTTCAACCACCACAGGGGACTgaactctcatctctcccccaccCAGAGGCCCAAATCTCTGGCCGTGCCGGGCATGACCTCCTCTTGCTCGGTTGGATTCCCCAACTTCCTCCAGGAGCCACTT GGTCCGGTGATGTCCATCTCTCCCCAGGCCACCTACCTGTCTAAGATTATCCCCAACGCCTATCTGCCGGCCTCCGTCGACGTCATACAGATTGACCTCAGAACCAACCATACCAATGGAAACAACGGCAAAGGAACGGTCCGCGCCGTCAGCAAGAGCAGCCCGGCATCTGTGTCGTCAGCAAGCCCCGCGTCGTCGAGAAGGTCGGGTGGCGATGGTTGCTATGACGGCGGCGAAGCCCTTTCCCATGGTGACAGTAGTTCCCGTGACAATGGCTCTACGGCAACCACGCGCTCAGTGACTTCGGGATCCGGCTGGAGCCACTCGCAGTCTTCCGAGATGATCAAGTCCAACTCCTCCGCCATCTCTTCCACGAAGGGGAGCTTCGGACCTGCTAACCCACAGACAGTGAGCCTCGTTGGGCAGGAGAGACTACTGCAGCAGCCTGGTGCTGGGGACCAGGACCTGGTGAGCCTACAAAGCTCAGCTAGCTGGGTCAGCAGCACCAGTAGGGTTACTGGTACTGTAACTGCTCAGGGGGGATCTGAGTCGGGTCTATCTGGGTCTGTCAGTGCTGGGGAGATGAGCGATGTTGGAGGAGACTCTCACAGATTCTCTCGCAGTCTGTCGATCATGAAGACCAAGCTGCCTCCAGCTCCCCCCAGGAGAACCAACTCCCTGCACCATGAGAAGATGATAAAGAGGCGACTGGTGGAGATTAAAGACCTCAGTGACTCTGTGGGTGGGGAGGTGGAGGCTGCTGAAGACACAAGCTTGGTTACTATTGAGATGTCTAAAGAGCTCTACAAAGAAATCACAAAGAGCTCTATCCCTGTATCCAACACATCTGGGTTTAACTCTTTAAATGGTACAAGATCTTCCACAGTCTCTAATCCTCTGAGTCCCACACAGGCCTCCCCTGGTGGTAGTGGAAACCCAGAAAGGCCAGGGTCCAGCAGCTCTTCCCCACAGAAAGCTCCCTCAGAGGGAGGTACATATGAAAAGACCATGTCCCCCTCCAGTGGGTACTCGACTCAGAGTGGTACTCCGACGCTCTCCCCCAAGGGGATCTGCCCTTCCTCCTCCCCAGGTAAACACAAGAAGATGCCGGTCAAACCGGAACGTTCTGGTTCAAGAGCTTCCTCCTCGGCAGCCTCTGCCTCGTCTTCCCTTACCTCCCTGTCTTCAGCCACCTTAGAGTACGTCAATCAAGAGGCTTCAAAAAACATTCCTAGCACACCCCAGCGGGCCTCCCCACCGCCATCTGTAATGACAACAGAAAAGACATCAACGGTGACCCCGGTGACCCTGACTCGTTGCTCTGCATCCATGGCGATCAGAGAGCTGCTTAACATTCCGCCACCCCCCAACATCAAAGCCCCTTCCCCGCCACCCCCGGAAACCTGGGCCCACAACAGACACACCTTTAAACTGCTGTGTGGGCCTTGCCCCAACGTCAACAGGCTAGCACAGCTCCAGAAGCAACAGGAACTGAAAGATGAAGCTACCATCATTAAGCAAAAGCAAGAACCTCAAACTGAAGCTAGCAAAGAGTCTCAAAGCTCAGATGAAAAGCAGGCTACCGTAGAGGAAGTCACTTTGATCAAATCAGAAAGCAATTACACTGTTTCGAAAGAAGAAACTGAGCCTACGCTAGAGCATGTGTCTGAGGTATCCGAGTGTGTTAGTCAGGGAGTCGAGACCACAGAAAGTCGAACGAAAGAAAAAGGAAGTCCAGCGATGATCGCAGAGAGGGTAGAAGCAAGTGTAGAGGTCAAGAACCGGAACCAAAATCAGGagcagagtagtagtagtagtagtgttgcaCAGGTCAAGGATCAAGAAGAGAGTCTAGAGACACAAGTTAGTTTAGCGACGATTCCAAAGAAGGAACCCCCTCCTGTCATGAAGAAAAGTACTCGTAGAAAAGAACCTTTAGTTCAAGTATCAACAGACATTCAACAAAAGCTGCCATTTGATGAGGTCACAGTAGAGGAGAAGGTAGAATCTCCCAGCGAGAGTGAGAAGTGTTCCTtacagggggaggtagaggtggtAGCTAAGGAAGTTGAGGTTGAGGTAGTTGCTAAGGAAGTTGAGGTAGTTGCTAAGGAAGTTGAATTAGTAACTAAGGAGGTCGAAGGTCAGAGTGCTACTGAAAACACCACAGAGGAAAGTCCCACTAAACCAGAGGCATCTACACAGACCCTTGCCATGGAGCCTCCCAAAGTGGACAGGGTCTCTCCTccagcctcccctccccctgcccaccaccctcctccacccccttctAAGACACCTCCCTCCTTAGTGTCCACTCCCCCACCCGAGGTAGAGGTGGAGTGTGAGGAAGAGATTCCCATAGTAGAGTCCTGCTggcctcctccacccccaccagaGGAGCCAGCAGATTCAGTCTTTGATGAGCCAGATGAGATGGACtttccacctcctccccctcccttcatGACGGAGAGCTTGCCAGATGTAGTGGAGagctgtaacacagtcacagatgTCCAGGAGGCGTCCATTGTGGCTCTGGATGTGGAGGAGGTTAAGGAAACTGTGAATGGAGCAACTGTGGCAACTGTGAATGGGGAAACTGCAGATCTGTCACCCATTCCGGCTCAAATGGAGATGAAGGAGGATAGACCTGAAAAGGTGATTCTGAACTATAATGCAGTTCCAAATGATGAAACCAGCTCTGAGGTATCTGAATCAGCTGAGCTCAAAGCAATTCACGCACATAAGTCAACTGTTGTTTCTCCAGTTCAGCCCAATAAGAAAGAGGCAGAGGTCAAGCAATCTGCCCAGCAGTCAATCACAATGCAGGAAGCCATAACTCAACCAACAGAAACTTCTCCTCAGTCACATGAAGTCCTGGCTCTATTAGAGGATGTCCCTCCCCCACCCCAGGAGGCTCCTCCCCCACCACCAATGAAAACAGCCTTGGTGCCCCCCTCAagtatctctcctccatctcttatCAGcgtccccctcccttcccctgtaCAATTTGAAGATCCGATGCACTCTGAGCCTGCTGTGAGTGCCCCCATTCCACCCCCCGTCAATgtcccagcccttctcccattTGAGAACCAACCAACTGTCAGGAGACAGCTCAGCTTGGTGAACAGAGAGACCGGGAGCACAGAGCTTCTGTCTAGGCACAACAGTGCCCCCATTCCCAAAGACGACGCCAACATTCCACTGGTCACACCCTCTCTGCTTCAAACGGTACGTCTCAGATCTGTCAACGTCAGTGAAGACCAGATGAAAACGGCTTccgacaacaacaataataattacAACAAGGGGAATCCACCCGCTCACGATCAGAGTCCAATCCTAACCCAAAACCCTGGATCCCAGAACACAACACCTCAAAAACCGATCCGGAAATCGCCATCTATAAAAGCCACACCTCTGTCATTGAAGTCATCATCACCGTCGATCATCGCCCCCTCGATGCGCTTGCAGGAAGCTATCCGCATGAAGACAGCGGCCATGTCTACCAGAGATGGTCTACCAACACGCTTTAGAATGCCATCCTCCACCTCATTCCCCAGTATCAGCGGTGGTGAATATGAGATGTTATCCCCAATGTCACCAGAAGGGGGCGACATGCTAAAGTCCCCCGCATCCACTGCTAGCTTCATCTTCTCCAGGAGCTCAAAGAAGGTCGTTATAGAAACGCCTGTCGCATCTTCCTCCCACGAGATGCAGGCGAGCCTTCAACAGAACCTAGCCGCCGTGCTCACGAAGGTTTCCGACCAATCGGTGGCTTCCACAGTCGCTAACGGCAACGCTGGAAGAACTGGGATTCCGAGGAGAGTTCCACCACCCGTGGCTAAGAAACCAGTTCTTCCAGTGTTGCAGTTAGCGACCTTGGAGAAGACTGTTTTTTCTATAGTGATGGGTGGTTCTCAGAGTGAGAGGAACACTCCATCACCAAGAGGAACAGAGGCTaacgaggagacagagacagtgctACCTGCGGGCCAGAaagcactgacagaggaccacGATACAGCAA GTAAAATGGAGACGTCTAACATTGTAGAAGCACCGATGCCCTTGTGA
- the nhsl3 gene encoding NHS-like protein 3 isoform X2, which yields MGNNVHKNKKRVPAARNGPSSRPKGSKPGPNPSTNPGKTKAFWHFGWVDKLKTAGPKGQDEQKRLTVHYTASSSHYQENVFIEGSRPQYLEDLHTEAREGLKILKQQEYNKGVDFQDDQSGVPEQDVSSNHWDGFQESGSTAGNSVTAATSAVSSAMSTRPVITRQGSTFKPLNPVKRLEKGKSRSRRTTIMGIPQQVQRELALHGGSTYQVPSKLPNGSGGQGQPGVVIIPTIDGETPLANHDGAKASREEQLLRHHLQSVYRDDQGFNHHRGLNSHLSPTQRPKSLAVPGMTSSCSVGFPNFLQEPLGPVMSISPQATYLSKIIPNAYLPASVDVIQIDLRTNHTNGNNGKGTVRAVSKSSPASVSSASPASSRRSGGDGCYDGGEALSHGDSSSRDNGSTATTRSVTSGSGWSHSQSSEMIKSNSSAISSTKGSFGPANPQTVSLVGQERLLQQPGAGDQDLVSLQSSASWVSSTSRVTGTVTAQGGSESGLSGSVSAGEMSDVGGDSHRFSRSLSIMKTKLPPAPPRRTNSLHHEKMIKRRLVEIKDLSDSVGGEVEAAEDTSLVTIEMSKELYKEITKSSIPVSNTSGFNSLNGTRSSTVSNPLSPTQASPGGSGNPERPGSSSSSPQKAPSEGGTYEKTMSPSSGYSTQSGTPTLSPKGICPSSSPGKHKKMPVKPERSGSRASSSAASASSSLTSLSSATLEYVNQEASKNIPSTPQRASPPPSVMTTEKTSTVTPVTLTRCSASMAIRELLNIPPPPNIKAPSPPPPETWAHNRHTFKLLCGPCPNVNRLAQLQKQQELKDEATIIKQKQEPQTEASKESQSSDEKQATVEEVTLIKSESNYTVSKEETEPTLEHVSEVSECVSQGVETTESRTKEKGSPAMIAERVEASVEVKNRNQNQEQSSSSSSVAQVKDQEESLETQVSLATIPKKEPPPVMKKSTRRKEPLVQVSTDIQQKLPFDEVTVEEKVESPSESEKCSLQGEVEVVAKEVEVEVVAKEVEVVAKEVELVTKEVEGQSATENTTEESPTKPEASTQTLAMEPPKVDRVSPPASPPPAHHPPPPPSKTPPSLVSTPPPEVEVECEEEIPIVESCWPPPPPPEEPADSVFDEPDEMDFPPPPPPFMTESLPDVVESCNTVTDVQEASIVALDVEEVKETVNGATVATVNGETADLSPIPAQMEMKEDRPEKVILNYNAVPNDETSSEVSESAELKAIHAHKSTVVSPVQPNKKEAEVKQSAQQSITMQEAITQPTETSPQSHEVLALLEDVPPPPQEAPPPPPMKTALVPPSSISPPSLISVPLPSPVQFEDPMHSEPAVSAPIPPPVNVPALLPFENQPTVRRQLSLVNRETGSTELLSRHNSAPIPKDDANIPLVTPSLLQTVRLRSVNVSEDQMKTASDNNNNNYNKGNPPAHDQSPILTQNPGSQNTTPQKPIRKSPSIKATPLSLKSSSPSIIAPSMRLQEAIRMKTAAMSTRDGLPTRFRMPSSTSFPSISGGEYEMLSPMSPEGGDMLKSPASTASFIFSRSSKKVVIETPVASSSHEMQASLQQNLAAVLTKVSDQSVASTVANGNAGRTGIPRRVPPPVAKKPVLPVLQLATLEKTVFSIVMGGSQSERNTPSPRGTEANEETETVLPAGQKALTEDHDTASKMETSNIVEAPMPL from the exons AGTATAATAAAGGAGTGGACTTTCAGGATGACCAGAGTGGCGTC CCAGAACAGGATGTCAGCTCCAATCACTGGGATGGATTTCAGGAATCCGGAAGCACCGCCGGGAATTCTGTTACCGCGGCGACCTCTGCTGTATCGTCAGCCATGTCCACGAGACCCGTGATCACGCGCCAAG GCTCCACGTTCAAGCCCCTGAACCCAGTGAAAAGACTAGAGAAGGGGAAGAGCAGGAGCAGGAGGACTACTATCATGGGAATACCCCAGCAGGTCCAGAGAGAACTGG CCCTGCACGGTGGGTCTACGTACCAAGTTCCTTCCAAGCTCCCGAATGGCTCTGGAGGACAAGGCCAACCAGGTGTTGTCATCATCCCCACCATCGATGGAGAGACCCCTCTAGCCAACCACGATGGAGCTAAG GCATCCAGAGAAGAGCAGCTGCTGAGACATCACCTCCAGTCTGTATACAGGGACGACCAGGGCTTCAACCACCACAGGGGACTgaactctcatctctcccccaccCAGAGGCCCAAATCTCTGGCCGTGCCGGGCATGACCTCCTCTTGCTCGGTTGGATTCCCCAACTTCCTCCAGGAGCCACTT GGTCCGGTGATGTCCATCTCTCCCCAGGCCACCTACCTGTCTAAGATTATCCCCAACGCCTATCTGCCGGCCTCCGTCGACGTCATACAGATTGACCTCAGAACCAACCATACCAATGGAAACAACGGCAAAGGAACGGTCCGCGCCGTCAGCAAGAGCAGCCCGGCATCTGTGTCGTCAGCAAGCCCCGCGTCGTCGAGAAGGTCGGGTGGCGATGGTTGCTATGACGGCGGCGAAGCCCTTTCCCATGGTGACAGTAGTTCCCGTGACAATGGCTCTACGGCAACCACGCGCTCAGTGACTTCGGGATCCGGCTGGAGCCACTCGCAGTCTTCCGAGATGATCAAGTCCAACTCCTCCGCCATCTCTTCCACGAAGGGGAGCTTCGGACCTGCTAACCCACAGACAGTGAGCCTCGTTGGGCAGGAGAGACTACTGCAGCAGCCTGGTGCTGGGGACCAGGACCTGGTGAGCCTACAAAGCTCAGCTAGCTGGGTCAGCAGCACCAGTAGGGTTACTGGTACTGTAACTGCTCAGGGGGGATCTGAGTCGGGTCTATCTGGGTCTGTCAGTGCTGGGGAGATGAGCGATGTTGGAGGAGACTCTCACAGATTCTCTCGCAGTCTGTCGATCATGAAGACCAAGCTGCCTCCAGCTCCCCCCAGGAGAACCAACTCCCTGCACCATGAGAAGATGATAAAGAGGCGACTGGTGGAGATTAAAGACCTCAGTGACTCTGTGGGTGGGGAGGTGGAGGCTGCTGAAGACACAAGCTTGGTTACTATTGAGATGTCTAAAGAGCTCTACAAAGAAATCACAAAGAGCTCTATCCCTGTATCCAACACATCTGGGTTTAACTCTTTAAATGGTACAAGATCTTCCACAGTCTCTAATCCTCTGAGTCCCACACAGGCCTCCCCTGGTGGTAGTGGAAACCCAGAAAGGCCAGGGTCCAGCAGCTCTTCCCCACAGAAAGCTCCCTCAGAGGGAGGTACATATGAAAAGACCATGTCCCCCTCCAGTGGGTACTCGACTCAGAGTGGTACTCCGACGCTCTCCCCCAAGGGGATCTGCCCTTCCTCCTCCCCAGGTAAACACAAGAAGATGCCGGTCAAACCGGAACGTTCTGGTTCAAGAGCTTCCTCCTCGGCAGCCTCTGCCTCGTCTTCCCTTACCTCCCTGTCTTCAGCCACCTTAGAGTACGTCAATCAAGAGGCTTCAAAAAACATTCCTAGCACACCCCAGCGGGCCTCCCCACCGCCATCTGTAATGACAACAGAAAAGACATCAACGGTGACCCCGGTGACCCTGACTCGTTGCTCTGCATCCATGGCGATCAGAGAGCTGCTTAACATTCCGCCACCCCCCAACATCAAAGCCCCTTCCCCGCCACCCCCGGAAACCTGGGCCCACAACAGACACACCTTTAAACTGCTGTGTGGGCCTTGCCCCAACGTCAACAGGCTAGCACAGCTCCAGAAGCAACAGGAACTGAAAGATGAAGCTACCATCATTAAGCAAAAGCAAGAACCTCAAACTGAAGCTAGCAAAGAGTCTCAAAGCTCAGATGAAAAGCAGGCTACCGTAGAGGAAGTCACTTTGATCAAATCAGAAAGCAATTACACTGTTTCGAAAGAAGAAACTGAGCCTACGCTAGAGCATGTGTCTGAGGTATCCGAGTGTGTTAGTCAGGGAGTCGAGACCACAGAAAGTCGAACGAAAGAAAAAGGAAGTCCAGCGATGATCGCAGAGAGGGTAGAAGCAAGTGTAGAGGTCAAGAACCGGAACCAAAATCAGGagcagagtagtagtagtagtagtgttgcaCAGGTCAAGGATCAAGAAGAGAGTCTAGAGACACAAGTTAGTTTAGCGACGATTCCAAAGAAGGAACCCCCTCCTGTCATGAAGAAAAGTACTCGTAGAAAAGAACCTTTAGTTCAAGTATCAACAGACATTCAACAAAAGCTGCCATTTGATGAGGTCACAGTAGAGGAGAAGGTAGAATCTCCCAGCGAGAGTGAGAAGTGTTCCTtacagggggaggtagaggtggtAGCTAAGGAAGTTGAGGTTGAGGTAGTTGCTAAGGAAGTTGAGGTAGTTGCTAAGGAAGTTGAATTAGTAACTAAGGAGGTCGAAGGTCAGAGTGCTACTGAAAACACCACAGAGGAAAGTCCCACTAAACCAGAGGCATCTACACAGACCCTTGCCATGGAGCCTCCCAAAGTGGACAGGGTCTCTCCTccagcctcccctccccctgcccaccaccctcctccacccccttctAAGACACCTCCCTCCTTAGTGTCCACTCCCCCACCCGAGGTAGAGGTGGAGTGTGAGGAAGAGATTCCCATAGTAGAGTCCTGCTggcctcctccacccccaccagaGGAGCCAGCAGATTCAGTCTTTGATGAGCCAGATGAGATGGACtttccacctcctccccctcccttcatGACGGAGAGCTTGCCAGATGTAGTGGAGagctgtaacacagtcacagatgTCCAGGAGGCGTCCATTGTGGCTCTGGATGTGGAGGAGGTTAAGGAAACTGTGAATGGAGCAACTGTGGCAACTGTGAATGGGGAAACTGCAGATCTGTCACCCATTCCGGCTCAAATGGAGATGAAGGAGGATAGACCTGAAAAGGTGATTCTGAACTATAATGCAGTTCCAAATGATGAAACCAGCTCTGAGGTATCTGAATCAGCTGAGCTCAAAGCAATTCACGCACATAAGTCAACTGTTGTTTCTCCAGTTCAGCCCAATAAGAAAGAGGCAGAGGTCAAGCAATCTGCCCAGCAGTCAATCACAATGCAGGAAGCCATAACTCAACCAACAGAAACTTCTCCTCAGTCACATGAAGTCCTGGCTCTATTAGAGGATGTCCCTCCCCCACCCCAGGAGGCTCCTCCCCCACCACCAATGAAAACAGCCTTGGTGCCCCCCTCAagtatctctcctccatctcttatCAGcgtccccctcccttcccctgtaCAATTTGAAGATCCGATGCACTCTGAGCCTGCTGTGAGTGCCCCCATTCCACCCCCCGTCAATgtcccagcccttctcccattTGAGAACCAACCAACTGTCAGGAGACAGCTCAGCTTGGTGAACAGAGAGACCGGGAGCACAGAGCTTCTGTCTAGGCACAACAGTGCCCCCATTCCCAAAGACGACGCCAACATTCCACTGGTCACACCCTCTCTGCTTCAAACGGTACGTCTCAGATCTGTCAACGTCAGTGAAGACCAGATGAAAACGGCTTccgacaacaacaataataattacAACAAGGGGAATCCACCCGCTCACGATCAGAGTCCAATCCTAACCCAAAACCCTGGATCCCAGAACACAACACCTCAAAAACCGATCCGGAAATCGCCATCTATAAAAGCCACACCTCTGTCATTGAAGTCATCATCACCGTCGATCATCGCCCCCTCGATGCGCTTGCAGGAAGCTATCCGCATGAAGACAGCGGCCATGTCTACCAGAGATGGTCTACCAACACGCTTTAGAATGCCATCCTCCACCTCATTCCCCAGTATCAGCGGTGGTGAATATGAGATGTTATCCCCAATGTCACCAGAAGGGGGCGACATGCTAAAGTCCCCCGCATCCACTGCTAGCTTCATCTTCTCCAGGAGCTCAAAGAAGGTCGTTATAGAAACGCCTGTCGCATCTTCCTCCCACGAGATGCAGGCGAGCCTTCAACAGAACCTAGCCGCCGTGCTCACGAAGGTTTCCGACCAATCGGTGGCTTCCACAGTCGCTAACGGCAACGCTGGAAGAACTGGGATTCCGAGGAGAGTTCCACCACCCGTGGCTAAGAAACCAGTTCTTCCAGTGTTGCAGTTAGCGACCTTGGAGAAGACTGTTTTTTCTATAGTGATGGGTGGTTCTCAGAGTGAGAGGAACACTCCATCACCAAGAGGAACAGAGGCTaacgaggagacagagacagtgctACCTGCGGGCCAGAaagcactgacagaggaccacGATACAGCAA GTAAAATGGAGACGTCTAACATTGTAGAAGCACCGATGCCCTTGTGA